Proteins encoded by one window of Chanos chanos chromosome 7, fChaCha1.1, whole genome shotgun sequence:
- the LOC115816375 gene encoding perlucin-like protein, which produces MEVASDKSVCLNHKRNVNLTPVQDPPKEKTLEKELEDVKNCATGWKYHSGKCYYLSSDEKNWTESRDSCVSMGGHLVIINSAEEQSFLKQAMPTQGWEEYWIGLTDSVNETDWRWLDNTPLSQTPKYWNEEQFDNWPGNNNEHPEGEDCAHLILSLNHYSLMDAFCEGKELKRVCEAIAVK; this is translated from the exons ATGGAAGTTGCCTCTGACAAAAGCGTCTGCTTGAATCATAAACGTAATGTAAATTTAACCCCAGTACAAGACCCTCCAAAAGAGAAAACGCTTGAGAAAGagcttgaag ATGTGAAGAATTGTGCCACTGGCTGGAAgtaccacagtggaaagtgctaCTACTTGTCCTCTGATGAAAAGAACTGGACTGAGAGTCGagattcctgtgtgtctatgggggGACATCTGGTCATCATCAACAGTGCAGAGGAGCAg TCTTTCTTGAAACAGGCAATGCCGACACAGGGTTGGGAAGAatactggattggtctgactgactctgtgaatgaGACAGACTGGCGCTGGTTGGACAACACACCACTTAGTCAGACACCAAA GTACTGGAATGAAGAACAGTTTGATAACTGGCCTGGGAACAATAATGAACATCCTGAAGGAGAGGACTGTGCACATTTGATTCTGTCCCTTAATCATTACTCATTAATGGATGCTTTTTGTGAGGGAAAAGAATTAAAACGAGTTTGTGAAGCCATAGCAGTAAAATGA